The Patescibacteria group bacterium genomic sequence GAGCAGGTTGACTTGAATAAGTTGGTCTTTTTGAAGCATTAATCTTTTTCAAAGCATCAATCAAAAAAACTTCTGAAACATTTATTTTATTACTAAGATTTTTTAACCATAATCCCTGCTCTACTGAATCCCCTAATTTCGCAATGATTGGCAAAAGTGTTTTGGTGACCTCTTTTCTGTCTGAAAGATTTGCTAAATCCTTATCTTTAAGTACTAATGAAAAATAATATTCCATAATTGGGATTGGATTTTTAACTGCTTGCTTCCAGCTCTTTATATCCTCTCTAATACATTCATCAGGGTCTTTGCCCTTAGTTAGTTCTAAGATTTTAACATCAAGTCCTTGTTTTAGCAAGAGGTCAATACTTCGAGAGGTAGCTGTTTGCCCGGCCAGGTCAACATCAAATCCTAAAATTATATTTTCAGTATATCTTTTTAATATATTTGCTTGTTGATCTGTTAAGGCTGTGCCAGAGGTACAAACAACATTTTTTGTATCTGCTTGGTGAGCTGAAATGACATCAACATTGCCTTCAACTAGAATTACTTTATCATAATGTCTGATTTTTTGTTTAGCCATGTCTAAGCCATATAAAACCCTACTTTTGTTATAGATTTGAGTTTCAGGGGTATTAATATATTTACCAATCTGGTCATCTTCTGCTTCTGGCATTATTCTTGAAGTAAAACCAATTGTTTGCCCAAACATATCTCTTATTGGAAACATTATTCTATTACGAAAACGATCATAATATTTGTTACTTGATTTTCTAGATTTAACAATCAAACCAGCCATTTCAATATGTTTAAAGGAAAAACCTCTTTTAATTAAAAAATTCAATAAAGTATCCCATTTGTCAGGGGCAAAACCAAGCTCAAACTCTTCAATTGTTTTTTTCTTTAAATTTCTTTGTTTTAAATATTTTCTGGCTGAATTAGCAGATTTTGAATCCATTAATACTTTATGATAAAACTTGGCACTAATATTACAAATATCAAGTAGCTTTGTTTTAGCGCTATCAAAACTTTTATCTTTCTTCTCAGAAATATTAACGCCTGCTTTTTTTGCCAAAATGCGCAAGGCTTCTGGAAAATCAATTCCTTCTATTTCTTGGACAAAACCAAACATATCCGAACCCTTGGAGCAGCCAAAACAATGCCATATCTGTTTTTCTTGCGAAACATGAAAAGATGGATTTTCTTCCTTGTGAAACGGGCACGGAGCTTTAAAACTGGTGCCTGATTGTTTTAGATGAACATAGTCAGATATAACATCAACAATGTCTAGTTTTGATTTTATTTCATCAACAACATCCATAATATTTATTTTAGTCGTAAATAATTGGCAACCTGTTTTCCATTAGAACTTTTGTGTTATATAGGTCTGGATCTATTGTTTTATCCCAACATACTTTTCCTTTGTCGTGCAACCATTTTTTATCAAACCCCCTATAATATTTTGTATTATATTTATCCCCCTTATTATCTGTAGCAAAAGTAGCACATAATTCAAATTTGAAATTATCTTTTAAATTATAGTCATAGTCCTTATCCGTGTCAGGATCTTGCGGAGGAATAAATCCAGAAATACTATCTTCTAAATCAGTGAGGTTTTTAGGAAGAGTTTCTTTGTTCCTCCAATAATTTATAATTTCTGACTGAATCATGTTTAAGTCCTGAACTCTTTCATTGTCTATTCTTAAATCTCTTTGATGAGCTGGCGAACCGATTATGAAAAAACCGGCAATAATAGCAATTAGAATCACTAACGAGCTAATTTTAGCAAACAATCCTGGAATACTTGATTTGGTTTGTTTTCGTTTTTTTAGATCCCAGAGATAATAACCAAAAACAGCTCCAGCCACTACCATTACAACTAATAATTTAAGAAAAAACTTAATAGTTAAATCACCTTTTAAAAAATTATTTATCAAGGAGATTAAATCGATTATAATGGCTCCAGCAGCGATAAATAGAGTTAGATATAATAGCCAAGCCCTTGATCTCAAATCTCTTTTGTCGGGAGATTTTTTGTTTAATTTTTCTATAGACCAAGCCATAAAAACAAAAACAGGCCAGAGAATTATTAAATTCGCCATGGAAGCCCGCACAACTCCGCTAATACTATTATAGCTATAACTTAATTGGTCTGGAAACAGAAAATTGATGTATTGGAATAGCAAGGCAATAAAACTGCCAACCCCTATATAAAGGGTGGCGATCATTAATAAATAGGAAAATATTTCTTTTGGAGTGCTTTTTGTTTTCATATGTTTTTAATTAAAATGATTAGTGATGATGAAAAGTTAATAATAAAATAATAGTAATTATTCCGGTTAATAATAATAAAAATTGCGTGATGATATTTTTTACATTAGCACTAACATGCTTGCGATGAAGCTCTGGCACAAGGTCAGACAAGGCAATATAAATAAAGCTAGCAGCTGAAATAGCCATGATATAGGGGACAACTCCTTGAACTGGCTCAAGAATATAATAAGATAGAATTGCTGCTGGCAAAGTTGTTAAACTTGATAATATATTTAATAATAACGCTTTTTTCTTCTTATATCCACTGTGAATTAAAATGGCAAAATCTCCTACTTCCTGAGGAATTTCGTGAAGAATCATAGAAAATCCAACCATTATGCCAAAAGGAATTGATATCAAAAAACTAGCTGCAATCACCACCCCGTCAGCAAAATTATGAAAAGCATCACCAATTAAAATCATCTGACCAGAGGCCTTATGAATCTCGCATTTTTGGTCATGACAATGATGCCAGATAATAGTTTTTTCAATAAGAAAAAAAATAATAATTCCAATCAGAACTGTTAATAAGATTGGCCTTAATTCAAGCCGCTCCACTGCTTCTGGAATTAATCCTAAAAAAGCAGAGGCTAATAAAGTTCCGCCAGCATATGCTATTAAGAATGGGATAAGTATTTTTTGGATTTTTTCTTTGAATAAAAGATAACTGCCTATTGTGATTATAACACCGATGCTTCCTAAAATACTAAATAAAATAATAAAAAATAAAGTCATTAAAAATATTATAACAAAGTTTTTGAATAAAAAAAAGGCTCTACATTGAGAGCCTTTTGTATGTTTTTAAGCCAAAATTAATTGCTTTGAATAAATATAATCCGAGCCAGATAAGTGACAGGATAAAAACCGGTATCATTCTAAGCAAAATATCAATCTCCGTGATGTTGCCTGTCAATACTGCTTTTATATCTTCCCAATCAGCCCACCCCCATCCACTTGCATAAAAAACAAGCAACATGAGCGTGCTAAAGATTAACACATCTTCATTCAGTATTCCAGCAAAAAATCCTATTATTACCGAAAATATGACTTTTGGCGTTTGTGTTGTAAGTTGCATTTCTGCCTCCTTTTTTTAAATTATTTCTTACTGTGACAAGGATAGCGCAAATCTCCCTTTCTGTCAATTCCCTATATCTACTATTTAACCTACTGAGAGGCCTTGCCTCTCAGTAAATTTTGGATAAATTTTATTTAGGGAATTCAGGAGTCAGGGCCCCCAAAAGAAAGATAGAATTTGCGTTTTTCTTTAGAAAATTTTTCAATAGCATAACGCAACATCATACGTGGCATAATATGTGCCTGTTTTTTTAAAAATTCCTCTAATGTCTTTTTATCTCGTTTGCCAACCTCTCTAAGCATCCAACCACTAGCTTTATGAATTAAATCATGTTTGTCTTTTAAAAATATCTGAGCCAGTTTTAAAGTATCATTAAATTGATTGTTTTTAATAAATTGAAAAGTGGAAACCATGGCTATGCGTCGTTCCCACAAATTTTTTGATTTAGCCAGCTTATAAAGAATACTTTTATCTTTTTTCCCCATCAGCCAAACTCCTAATATATTTGAGGCTGTAATATCAACCAAGTCCCAGTTATTCACATTTCTGGCATTTTTCAAATAAAAATTAACTATTTGTTTTTGTCGCCCAACATCAGCCTGCTTAAATTGATTAGTTAAAATCACTAAACAGGTTAATCTTTGTTCATGAATTTTGCTTTTTAATAATATTTGTAAATCTTTTAATTTTAAATTTGTGTATTTTTGGGCTACTTTTCTTTGTTCTGGCACAGTAATGCCCAGAAAAATATCCCCTGCACCATATTGGCCTGGCCCTGTTTTAAAAAAACGAGACAAAATGATTGCTTTGTCTGGATTTTTTAATACTTTTAATTCTTTTTTTAAGGATATTAAATTACCCATAAAAAGAAAATTATACTAATTATTATTCTATAAATGCCAAATAAAATAAAATTATTATTTTGAACATATTTTATAAAAAACTTAATAGTAATTAAAGCCACTAGAAAAGCAACAACAAAACCAATTCCCAGAGCAATAAAATTTTCTCCTGAAAATGACAGGCCTGATTTTAATAAATCATAACCAGTGGCTGCCAACATAGTCGGAATTGCCAGCAAAAAAGAAAATTCTACAATGGTTTTGCGACTCAGTCCTAAAATTAGTCCGCCAACAATAGTTGCTCCGGCCCTAGAAACCCCTGGAATCATGGCAATTGATTGGAAAATACCAATTAAAAAACATTTTGAAAAAGGTATTTTGCTGATTGCCTGAGTATCTTTTTCTTTTTCTTTGTGTAATAAATCAAAAACAATTAAAAAAATACCGCCCAAAAATAAAGCGCCAATTATTATCTGATAACTTTCTAATAAATAATTTTTTACGATCTTGTAAGCCAAAAGACCCAAAACAGCTGTTGGCAAAAAAGCAATAACAATTCTTTTCAACACCTCGTACTTTATTAAAAACTTTTTCCAATAAAGCCAAACCACTGCCAAAATTGCGCCTAATTGAATTGAAATCTCAAAAGTTTTTACAAAGTCAGTTTGAGATAATCCCAGCAGTTTTGAAGAAAGAATTAAGTGAGCGGTTGAAGAAATCGGCAAAAACTCGCTCAAGCCCTCTACTATTCCTAAAATTAAACTATGTATATATCCCATTTATCTTGTTTTGCTATATTTACTATTTATATGCTTGTCTATACATGGATCAGGCACAATGGTCAGTCCTATTTAAGTGAGCTCTGATAACCCTATTAACTTAGTGGAAACCCCTACTTAGAGGCCTTGCCCTACTTAGGGGCCTTGCCCCTAAGTAAAATAAAAAATTGTGTAATATTTATATTAAGAATAACCAAAAAAAATAATTTTAACAACCATTTTTTTATTTTCCAAAATCCAATTTTTTAGTAAAAATTACAAATATTGTAACAAATTATATTTTTACTCGTCATATTATAATGAGAGGGATAAAAAAAATAATAAATATTAAAAATGACTGTAATAAAAATAACTAATAAAAAAAGCAAGAAAAAAGTAGATTCCGCCTTAGAAAAATGGGCTATATTTTTATTATTTTTAATGCAAAAAGAAAATAAAAAATAAAATAAATATAATAAACAAACAAAAAAAGCACTTATTTATTAAGTGTTTTTTTAATATCCTTGTGCTAACTCTAAGACCTCGTAAAATAAAGCTCTTCGTGATAGCTCAATCTGGCAGTACCTTTTAGTTGAAATGCGTGATAATTTGAACTTAAAACTTTATTAATCTATTAATAAATATCGTGTTTGCCAATAGAATAAAATCTAACTGCATTTTTCTTTTTATCTACAAAATCAAAAATAATTCTATATTCATAATTTATAAAAAATGCTAGAAATAGTTACTCACAGTTTAAATAATTTGACTTATATTTATTAATTGGCTATAATTGGGCATAGTTAATATAACCAATTAATCTTATGATAAAAAAGCAAAAAAATACCACTAAAAAGGGTCTGGGTCTGGATAAATTCGATAAACGGCTTGAACACGTCCCAGCCAGCATCATCTCGAAAATAGGACAGATCGATGAATTAAAAGGAAGATGGATTGCAGGGGCAAAATTAAGTCCTCAAGTTTTAGGTCGTCTCAAACGGTCTGTTTTGATTACATCTACTGGTGCTTCTACTCGTATTGAAGGTGCAAAACTATCTGATAAGGATGTTGAGAAAATGATGAGAGGTATTACTATCCAGAAATTTACTGACCGAGATAAACAGGAAGTTCAAGGTTATTATGAACTTTTAGAAAATGTTTTTAATTCTTGGAAAATACTTAAACTTAACGAAGGCACTATAAAGCATTTCCACGGTGAATTGCTCAAGTATGTTGATAAAGACCAAAGACATCGAGGTGATTATAAAAAGCAGGAAAATAAAGTCCACATGGTAAATAAAGCTGGCGAGTCTGTGGGTGTTCTTTTTGATACCACCGCCGCCTATCTTACTCCCAAAGAAATGCAGGAATTAATTGAGTGGACTAACAATGCTTTGACCGAGAAAAAATATCACTCACTTCTTATTGTCGCTAATCTCTTAGTAGAGTTTTTAAAGATTCATCCATTCCAAGATGGTAATGGCCGGTTTTCTCGTGTTCTGACAAATCTATTGCTTCTTAAAGAGGGCTACGAATACATGCCCTATGTATCTCATGAGAAATTGGTTGAGGATAACAAGCCAGAATACTATATTGCTTTACGTAAAAGTCAAAAAACAATGGGTTCAAAAAAAGAGGATATTACTCCATGGCTTAAATTCTTTTTCACTATGTTAATTCAACAAGCAGAAATGGCAGAAGAGCTTTTGTCAAAAGAAAACATAGAAAAACTTTTGTCTGAAAAACAGCTGGCTGTTTGGCAGTATTTACAGGAAGTAGAAGAAGTCAGCACTGGAAAGCTTGTTAAAAAAACAAAAATTTCTCGAGCTACTGTAAAACAAGCACTCGATAGATTATTACAGTTTAAGAAAATCGAACGCATTGGTCTTGGTAGAAGCGCGAGATACCGAAAACTAAAATAAATATATGCAAAAAGAAAATAAAAAATAAAATAAATATAATAAACAAACAAAAAAGACGGAAGTAATCTTCCGTCTTTTTTAATATACAATAAATACTTATTTCTCTTTTTCGTAAAAATTAGGATCAAGTCTTAGCCTTGAATCAATTTTGGATGGATCTTTCTCAGTCTCCTGTTGCTTGAGCCACATATAAAATTCTTCCTTATTTCTAATGAAATTATTATGTTCTCCTGGATTAAGCTTTCTCCCTAATTTTTGCTCTACATGCCACATTTCCGAACCTCTTTGAGAAGGAAGGTCTCTAATTTCCTTAGAAATATCAATTTTTCTAGAAGGAAGTAGCGGTTCTTTTTTGCCACTAATAAACGCACGAAGCTTTTTTAATAAACCATCTGTTTTTTTGATATCTTCTTCTACTAGTTTTTTGCTTTCTTCTGAAGTCTCAAAATCATCTTTTATTTCTTCTTCTTTATTTTCTTCTAGTTTTTCTTCCGTTCGACCATGCTCAGGGTCTTTGCCTTTATTTTCTTCCAATACTTCTTCATTTGAATTCTTTTCAAAATTCATAATAATTAAAGTTAATTTATTATGTATATATAATAACACATATAAAACAAAAAGTCAAACAGAGATTGATTTATGAAGCTTGAGATAACAACCCCACTATCGCTACAAAAAGCTTTGGCAAAGTAAAAGTGAAACTTGGCGGAGAGGAAGGGATTCGAACCCTTGATACCTTGCGGTATACTGCCTTTCCAAGGCAGCGCAATCGGCCTCTATGCGACCTCTCCATGATTTAATTCATAATAGCAAATATTTAAGTGATAAGCAATATTTAAAATATATATTGACAAGATTTACATAATATGCTAAATTATAATTATTGTCATACTTGTTATTGATACTGACCTTTTGTAAAGGAAAATCATTTAAAAATACATTGACACCTAACGCAAGAAAGGAGTAATAGTATAACTAAAAATGGTTTTCAGCGCAATTACTTAATAACAAGATAAGAAGAAACTCATCATGAGCGGAATAAACAATCCCAATGACAATGGACCAGGACCAGTATACAGAACACCATGTGG encodes the following:
- a CDS encoding ZIP family metal transporter — encoded protein: MTLFFIILFSILGSIGVIITIGSYLLFKEKIQKILIPFLIAYAGGTLLASAFLGLIPEAVERLELRPILLTVLIGIIIFFLIEKTIIWHHCHDQKCEIHKASGQMILIGDAFHNFADGVVIAASFLISIPFGIMVGFSMILHEIPQEVGDFAILIHSGYKKKKALLLNILSSLTTLPAAILSYYILEPVQGVVPYIMAISAASFIYIALSDLVPELHRKHVSANVKNIITQFLLLLTGIITIILLLTFHHH
- a CDS encoding undecaprenyl-diphosphate phosphatase; the encoded protein is MGYIHSLILGIVEGLSEFLPISSTAHLILSSKLLGLSQTDFVKTFEISIQLGAILAVVWLYWKKFLIKYEVLKRIVIAFLPTAVLGLLAYKIVKNYLLESYQIIIGALFLGGIFLIVFDLLHKEKEKDTQAISKIPFSKCFLIGIFQSIAMIPGVSRAGATIVGGLILGLSRKTIVEFSFLLAIPTMLAATGYDLLKSGLSFSGENFIALGIGFVVAFLVALITIKFFIKYVQNNNFILFGIYRIIISIIFFLWVI
- a CDS encoding Fic family protein, whose protein sequence is MIKKQKNTTKKGLGLDKFDKRLEHVPASIISKIGQIDELKGRWIAGAKLSPQVLGRLKRSVLITSTGASTRIEGAKLSDKDVEKMMRGITIQKFTDRDKQEVQGYYELLENVFNSWKILKLNEGTIKHFHGELLKYVDKDQRHRGDYKKQENKVHMVNKAGESVGVLFDTTAAYLTPKEMQELIEWTNNALTEKKYHSLLIVANLLVEFLKIHPFQDGNGRFSRVLTNLLLLKEGYEYMPYVSHEKLVEDNKPEYYIALRKSQKTMGSKKEDITPWLKFFFTMLIQQAEMAEELLSKENIEKLLSEKQLAVWQYLQEVEEVSTGKLVKKTKISRATVKQALDRLLQFKKIERIGLGRSARYRKLK
- a CDS encoding DNA alkylation repair protein, producing MGNLISLKKELKVLKNPDKAIILSRFFKTGPGQYGAGDIFLGITVPEQRKVAQKYTNLKLKDLQILLKSKIHEQRLTCLVILTNQFKQADVGRQKQIVNFYLKNARNVNNWDLVDITASNILGVWLMGKKDKSILYKLAKSKNLWERRIAMVSTFQFIKNNQFNDTLKLAQIFLKDKHDLIHKASGWMLREVGKRDKKTLEEFLKKQAHIMPRMMLRYAIEKFSKEKRKFYLSFGGPDS
- a CDS encoding DNA primase; this translates as MDVVDEIKSKLDIVDVISDYVHLKQSGTSFKAPCPFHKEENPSFHVSQEKQIWHCFGCSKGSDMFGFVQEIEGIDFPEALRILAKKAGVNISEKKDKSFDSAKTKLLDICNISAKFYHKVLMDSKSANSARKYLKQRNLKKKTIEEFELGFAPDKWDTLLNFLIKRGFSFKHIEMAGLIVKSRKSSNKYYDRFRNRIMFPIRDMFGQTIGFTSRIMPEAEDDQIGKYINTPETQIYNKSRVLYGLDMAKQKIRHYDKVILVEGNVDVISAHQADTKNVVCTSGTALTDQQANILKRYTENIILGFDVDLAGQTATSRSIDLLLKQGLDVKILELTKGKDPDECIREDIKSWKQAVKNPIPIMEYYFSLVLKDKDLANLSDRKEVTKTLLPIIAKLGDSVEQGLWLKNLSNKINVSEVFLIDALKKINASKRPTYSSQPAQLAELKTGIQQIQEKFLAMILTFPEQGKKVLDKLLLDMFETENLKQILTKTKEYFDNSEKIEAEKIKKTIKDKDLLNYFTFLTFLADKEFKGFKKEKVDRELTKSFNLFKKRYLNTKIERLIDELRHAEEEGNKQDIKEISQKINGLSKQISK